From the genome of Halostella litorea:
AGTAGGGGATGCAGTGGCCGCCGACGCCGACGCCGGGGTCGTGGATGTCACAGAACGGCTGGGTGTTGGCCACCTCGATGGCCTCGTTGACGTCGACCCCGAGTTCGTCCGTGAAGCTCGCCAGCTCGTTTGCCAGCGCGATGTTGACGTCGCGGTAGACGCCCTCGAACACCTTCACGCACTCCGCGGTGGTCGCGTCGCTGACGGGCACCACGTCGTTGACCGTGAGTTCGCCGTAGACGGTCTCGGCGATGGCCGTGCTCTCGGCGTCGGTGCCGCCGACGACCTTCGGGTACGCGCCGCGGATGTCCTTCAGCGCGCGCCCGCTGGAGGTCCGCTCGGGGCAGAACGCCAGCCCGAACTGGTCGGTCGAGAGGCCGCTCTCCTCGACCAGGACCGGCTCGACAACGTCCTCGCAGGTGCCCGGCGGCACGGTCGACTCGACGAACACCACGTCGCCGGGGTCCAGCCCGGTCGCGATGTCCCGGACCGCCGTCCGGAGGTTCGAGAGGTCGGGGTGGTTGTCGTCACGCAGCGTCGTCGGCACGATGACGACGTGGACGCTCGCCTCGGCGGCCGCGGCGGCCGGGTCGGCCGAGGCGCGGAACGCGCCGGCGTTGACCGCCGCCGAGGTGAGTTCGGGGAGCCGCGGCTCGCCCTCGACGTG
Proteins encoded in this window:
- a CDS encoding nucleotide sugar dehydrogenase — protein: MKLREDESAKLYGVGSPLEERRDAFVDGEVPVAVYGLGKMGLPLAVVYAGVTSNVIGVDVDEDVVARINDGDCHVEGEPRLPELTSAAVNAGAFRASADPAAAAAEASVHVVIVPTTLRDDNHPDLSNLRTAVRDIATGLDPGDVVFVESTVPPGTCEDVVEPVLVEESGLSTDQFGLAFCPERTSSGRALKDIRGAYPKVVGGTDAESTAIAETVYGELTVNDVVPVSDATTAECVKVFEGVYRDVNIALANELASFTDELGVDVNEAIEVANTQPFCDIHDPGVGVGGHCIPY